A single Arcobacter sp. FWKO B DNA region contains:
- a CDS encoding WD40 repeat domain-containing protein — protein sequence MYNDSIFHIEEIISIPSKVRFLRQINDELILVVDSDMILYKVHAKEYKIYDQIQLDLPKDEVTSIVADNKNEFIYSLKGGGLFIYDINNHNKKPIDTIINNDVVDIRFSRDGQYFVVKYTNSHLSIFDNKLKKFIYTIQKQSDAKLIKHFFSLDSQILVLIHEDGSVVVFDTFTHSKIATYSITGHATDGFVYDDNTKIFITTVEGEHAFSSFNLISKTLTTTTSSLKNAVSCYTDKTHTTAICGTTSGMVFLINLQTLEVITTFVFDSSTSKVFINDNLIVILLDNNQIYFFDKNYNLSQALIKLELKEFKSAFELISQNIFLYMNPKVLEHLNNAWEELYKRALHFIGEDKESLALRMLEPFFAIKSKKDIYNYVIQNKQYAIDFNNAVKERDLKTAYDIAKEYEFLQHSLNYMKLEESWDEAFMKAEKLLSSNVQADQILTITKPYLEINQKYQIISEMIKNADLFLKAAESIKNRQFYLFYKYCEKFPSLKISTFGRKADELGQKLYEKLLQTPRNSSEFESLIEYLKHFPEFKTKVEAIKTESAIEQMFTKAKNDDNIKLIYHLIHANPFLKSTKTYRQLIADTEKDFQIFTAVVYEKGFESSYKTISKYFSIDMLYHKIFDYMKLYYMLQIKTLPKEQLSKALFNYKRLFGEDDILMHLSKHFLVAMPQATVVKQLQQKFHPSILQYD from the coding sequence ATGTATAATGATTCCATTTTTCATATAGAAGAGATTATTTCTATTCCCTCTAAAGTAAGGTTTTTAAGACAAATAAATGATGAACTTATCTTAGTTGTTGATTCAGATATGATTTTGTATAAAGTGCATGCAAAAGAGTACAAAATATATGATCAAATTCAACTAGATTTACCAAAAGATGAAGTCACTTCTATAGTTGCAGACAATAAAAACGAGTTTATTTATTCTCTAAAAGGTGGTGGTTTATTTATCTATGATATAAACAATCACAATAAAAAACCCATCGATACTATTATCAATAACGATGTAGTTGATATCAGATTTTCAAGGGATGGGCAATATTTTGTTGTAAAATATACAAACTCCCATTTATCAATTTTTGATAATAAATTAAAAAAATTTATTTACACTATTCAAAAACAATCAGATGCTAAACTTATTAAACATTTTTTCTCTCTTGATTCACAGATATTAGTACTTATACATGAAGATGGTTCTGTTGTAGTATTTGATACATTTACACACTCAAAAATAGCAACATATAGTATTACTGGACATGCAACAGATGGGTTTGTATATGATGATAACACAAAAATATTTATTACCACAGTTGAAGGTGAACATGCTTTTAGTTCATTTAACTTAATTTCAAAAACACTTACAACTACAACTTCATCACTAAAAAATGCAGTTTCATGCTATACTGATAAAACTCACACTACAGCAATATGTGGCACTACTAGTGGAATGGTATTTTTAATAAACCTCCAAACTCTTGAAGTAATTACTACCTTTGTATTTGACAGTAGCACATCTAAAGTATTTATAAATGATAATTTGATAGTAATATTACTAGATAACAATCAAATATACTTTTTTGACAAAAATTATAACTTATCTCAAGCACTTATAAAATTAGAACTCAAAGAGTTTAAAAGTGCTTTTGAATTGATTTCTCAAAATATATTTTTATATATGAATCCAAAGGTGCTAGAACACTTAAATAATGCTTGGGAAGAACTATATAAAAGAGCATTACATTTCATAGGTGAAGATAAAGAATCCCTTGCACTTAGGATGCTTGAGCCATTTTTTGCTATCAAAAGTAAAAAAGATATTTATAACTATGTAATACAAAACAAACAATACGCAATAGACTTTAATAATGCAGTAAAAGAAAGAGATCTAAAAACAGCATATGACATAGCTAAAGAGTATGAATTTTTACAACATTCACTAAACTATATGAAACTTGAAGAGAGCTGGGATGAGGCTTTTATGAAAGCTGAAAAACTGCTATCAAGCAATGTACAAGCTGATCAGATACTAACTATTACTAAGCCTTATTTAGAGATAAATCAGAAATATCAAATCATTAGCGAAATGATTAAAAACGCAGATTTATTTTTAAAAGCAGCAGAATCGATAAAAAATAGACAGTTTTACCTATTTTACAAATACTGTGAAAAGTTTCCATCTTTAAAAATTAGTACATTTGGAAGAAAAGCTGATGAACTTGGGCAAAAACTTTATGAAAAACTATTACAAACTCCTCGTAATAGTAGTGAATTTGAAAGCTTAATAGAGTATCTAAAACATTTTCCAGAATTCAAAACAAAAGTAGAAGCTATAAAAACTGAAAGTGCTATAGAGCAAATGTTTACAAAAGCAAAAAACGATGATAATATTAAATTAATTTATCACCTAATACATGCAAATCCTTTTTTGAAAAGTACAAAAACTTATAGACAATTAATAGCTGATACAGAGAAAGATTTTCAGATTTTTACTGCTGTAGTATATGAAAAAGGATTTGAATCATCTTATAAAACTATAAGTAAATATTTTAGTATCGATATGCTATATCATAAGATATTTGACTATATGAAATTATATTATATGTTACAGATAAAAACTCTACCAAAAGAACAACTCTCAAAAGCATTGTTTAATTACAAAAGATTATTTGGTGAGGATGATATTTTGATGCACCTTTCAAAACATTTCTTAGTAGCTATGCCACAAGCTACTGTTGTAAAACAGTTACAACAAAAATTTCATCCTTCTATATTACAGTACGATTGA